The Colias croceus chromosome 21, ilColCroc2.1 genome window below encodes:
- the LOC123701553 gene encoding protein Fe65 homolog isoform X1, translating to MGLHKREKNGLLSYENPNYHLDRSRFESAIYSELYSMHDDKSMDEYDAYLDNRRVEDEASSPVGKVNEKSGLITPPQNGGEDSPPPEKERADREASEKCHGSSGPVPHLAEGPNDDLYAIPVKLRPKKEVLPPGWEKHEDNDGPYYWHIKSGTIQREIPKMPPIEARESRISMVRDCSNLDMKYDGPMTTSVTRSTTSGALDHVDQEERKRKEEVAYKRRSYPARPDADGRAVRFFVRSLGWVEISESDLTPERSSRAVNKCIVDLSLGRNDLLDQVGRWGDGKDLFMDLDDGALKLIDPESLNTLHTQPIHTIRVWGVGRDNGRERDFAYVARDRATRKHMCHVFRCEAPARSIANALRDICKRIMIERSLQPPPRPTDLPAARRPRPLSGASFPTPMEEPRKTVRARYLGSAEVPRATGMDVLNDALERLAAARAPSAWRPVAVAVAPSCITITEEGESTPLVECRVRYLSFLGIGRDVRRCAFIVHTAQDAFVAHAFHADPSSGALCKTIEAACKLRYQKCLDAHGGLSGISGMSGMSGISGLSGLSGLSLGSAGGGAGSPGERASLGQALKSLVGSLTGRRPS from the exons ATGGGTTTACATAAACGTGAAA AGAATGGTCTGCTCTCGTACGAGAACCCCAACTACCACTTGGACCGGTCTCGCTTCGAGTCCGCGATATACAGCGAACTGTACAGCATGCACGACGACAAGAGCATGGACGAGTACGACGCATATCTTGATAATAGGAG AGTTGAAGATGAGGCATCTTCGCCGGTTGGCAAAGTAAA tgAAAAAAGCGGCCTAATCACGCCGCCGCAAAATGGGGGGGAGGACTCCCCTCCTCCAGAAAAGGAAAGGGCGGACCGTGAGGCCTCGGAGAAGTGCCACGGGAGCTCGGGCCCCGTGCCCCACTTGGCGGAGGGCCCCAACGACGATCTGTACGCTATACCGGTCAAGTTGAGGCCCAAGAAAGAGGTGCTGCCGCCTGGATGGGAGAAACATGAAG ACAACGACGGCCCCTACTACTGGCACATCAAAAGCGGCACAATACAGCGAGAGATCCCCAAAATGCCGCCCATCGAAGCGAGAGAATCCCGCATCTCCATGGTGAGGGACTGCTCCAACCTTGACATGAAGTACGACGGGCCCATGACCACGTCCGTCACCAGGAGTACGACGAGTGGGGCCCTGGACCATGTGGACCAGGAGGAGAGGAAGAGGAAGGAAGAAGTCGCTTATAA GCGCCGCAGCTACCCCGCCCGTCCGGACGCCGACGGGCGCGCCGTCCGATTCTTCGTCCGATCGCTCGGCTGGGTCGAGATATCGGAGTCGGACCTCACTCCGGAGCGCTCCAGCCGCGCGGTCAATAAGTGTATCGTGGACCTTAGCTTGGGTCGCAATGATCTATTGGACCAAGTTGGACGATGGGGTGAT GGCAAAGACTTATTCATGGACTTAGACGATGGTGCACTCAAACTGATCGATCCAGAGAGTCTCAACACACTCCACACTCAGCCCATCCACACCATCCGAGTGTGGGGAGTTGGAAGGGACAATGGACG TGAAAG GGACTTCGCGTACGTGGCCCGCGACCGCGCGACCCGCAAGCACATGTGCCACGTGTTCCGCTGCGAGGCGCCCGCGCGCTCCATCGCCAACGCGCTGCGCGACATCTGCAAGCGCATCATGATAGAGCGCTCGCTGCAGCCGCCGCCGCGCCCCACCGACCTGCCCGCCGCGCGCCGCCCGCGCCCTCTGTCCG GTGCGTCGTTCCCCACGCCGATGGAGGAGCCCCGCAAGACGGTCCGCGCGCGGTACCTGGGCAGCGCGGAGGTGCCGCGCGCCACCGGCATGGACGTGCTCAACGACGCGCTCGAGCGCCTCGCCGCCGCGCGCGCGCCCTCCGCCTGGCGCCCCGTCGCCGTCGCAGTGGCGCCCTCCTGCATCACCATCACTGAGGAGGGG GAGAGCACCCCGCTGGTGGAGTGCCGCGTGCGCTACCTGTCGTTCCTGGGCATCGGGCGCGACGTGCGGCGCTGCGCCTTCATCGTGCACACGGCGCAGGACGCCTTCGTGGCGCACGCCTTCCACGCCGACCCCAGCTCCGGCGCGCTCTGCAAGACCATTGAGGCGGCCTGCAAG CTGCGCTACCAAAAGTGTCTAGACGCGCACGGTGGCCTGTCCGGTATCTCCGGCATGTCCGGGATGTCCGGTATCTCCGGGCTGTCCGGTCTGTCCGGGCTGTCGCTGGGCAGCGCTGGGGGGGGAGCGGGCAGCCCGGGCGAGCGCGCGTCGCTCGGGCAGGCGCTCAAGTCGCTTGTGGGCTCGCTTACGGGCAGGCGGCCGTCTTGA
- the LOC123701553 gene encoding protein Fe65 homolog isoform X2 encodes MGLHKREKNGLLSYENPNYHLDRSRFESAIYSELYSMHDDKSMDEYDAYLDNRRVEDEASSPVGKVNEKSGLITPPQNGGEDSPPPEKERADREASEKCHGSSGPVPHLAEGPNDDLYAIPVKLRPKKEVLPPGWEKHEDNDGPYYWHIKSGTIQREIPKMPPIEARESRISMVRDCSNLDMKYDGPMTTSVTRSTTSGALDHVDQEERKRKEEVAYKRRSYPARPDADGRAVRFFVRSLGWVEISESDLTPERSSRAVNKCIVDLSLGRNDLLDQVGRWGDGKDLFMDLDDGALKLIDPESLNTLHTQPIHTIRVWGVGRDNGRDFAYVARDRATRKHMCHVFRCEAPARSIANALRDICKRIMIERSLQPPPRPTDLPAARRPRPLSGASFPTPMEEPRKTVRARYLGSAEVPRATGMDVLNDALERLAAARAPSAWRPVAVAVAPSCITITEEGESTPLVECRVRYLSFLGIGRDVRRCAFIVHTAQDAFVAHAFHADPSSGALCKTIEAACKLRYQKCLDAHGGLSGISGMSGMSGISGLSGLSGLSLGSAGGGAGSPGERASLGQALKSLVGSLTGRRPS; translated from the exons ATGGGTTTACATAAACGTGAAA AGAATGGTCTGCTCTCGTACGAGAACCCCAACTACCACTTGGACCGGTCTCGCTTCGAGTCCGCGATATACAGCGAACTGTACAGCATGCACGACGACAAGAGCATGGACGAGTACGACGCATATCTTGATAATAGGAG AGTTGAAGATGAGGCATCTTCGCCGGTTGGCAAAGTAAA tgAAAAAAGCGGCCTAATCACGCCGCCGCAAAATGGGGGGGAGGACTCCCCTCCTCCAGAAAAGGAAAGGGCGGACCGTGAGGCCTCGGAGAAGTGCCACGGGAGCTCGGGCCCCGTGCCCCACTTGGCGGAGGGCCCCAACGACGATCTGTACGCTATACCGGTCAAGTTGAGGCCCAAGAAAGAGGTGCTGCCGCCTGGATGGGAGAAACATGAAG ACAACGACGGCCCCTACTACTGGCACATCAAAAGCGGCACAATACAGCGAGAGATCCCCAAAATGCCGCCCATCGAAGCGAGAGAATCCCGCATCTCCATGGTGAGGGACTGCTCCAACCTTGACATGAAGTACGACGGGCCCATGACCACGTCCGTCACCAGGAGTACGACGAGTGGGGCCCTGGACCATGTGGACCAGGAGGAGAGGAAGAGGAAGGAAGAAGTCGCTTATAA GCGCCGCAGCTACCCCGCCCGTCCGGACGCCGACGGGCGCGCCGTCCGATTCTTCGTCCGATCGCTCGGCTGGGTCGAGATATCGGAGTCGGACCTCACTCCGGAGCGCTCCAGCCGCGCGGTCAATAAGTGTATCGTGGACCTTAGCTTGGGTCGCAATGATCTATTGGACCAAGTTGGACGATGGGGTGAT GGCAAAGACTTATTCATGGACTTAGACGATGGTGCACTCAAACTGATCGATCCAGAGAGTCTCAACACACTCCACACTCAGCCCATCCACACCATCCGAGTGTGGGGAGTTGGAAGGGACAATGGACG GGACTTCGCGTACGTGGCCCGCGACCGCGCGACCCGCAAGCACATGTGCCACGTGTTCCGCTGCGAGGCGCCCGCGCGCTCCATCGCCAACGCGCTGCGCGACATCTGCAAGCGCATCATGATAGAGCGCTCGCTGCAGCCGCCGCCGCGCCCCACCGACCTGCCCGCCGCGCGCCGCCCGCGCCCTCTGTCCG GTGCGTCGTTCCCCACGCCGATGGAGGAGCCCCGCAAGACGGTCCGCGCGCGGTACCTGGGCAGCGCGGAGGTGCCGCGCGCCACCGGCATGGACGTGCTCAACGACGCGCTCGAGCGCCTCGCCGCCGCGCGCGCGCCCTCCGCCTGGCGCCCCGTCGCCGTCGCAGTGGCGCCCTCCTGCATCACCATCACTGAGGAGGGG GAGAGCACCCCGCTGGTGGAGTGCCGCGTGCGCTACCTGTCGTTCCTGGGCATCGGGCGCGACGTGCGGCGCTGCGCCTTCATCGTGCACACGGCGCAGGACGCCTTCGTGGCGCACGCCTTCCACGCCGACCCCAGCTCCGGCGCGCTCTGCAAGACCATTGAGGCGGCCTGCAAG CTGCGCTACCAAAAGTGTCTAGACGCGCACGGTGGCCTGTCCGGTATCTCCGGCATGTCCGGGATGTCCGGTATCTCCGGGCTGTCCGGTCTGTCCGGGCTGTCGCTGGGCAGCGCTGGGGGGGGAGCGGGCAGCCCGGGCGAGCGCGCGTCGCTCGGGCAGGCGCTCAAGTCGCTTGTGGGCTCGCTTACGGGCAGGCGGCCGTCTTGA